Below is a window of 'Nostoc azollae' 0708 DNA.
AGCTGTAATACATCGAAAATTTCTTAGGGGTTAAATAAAGTGTTCAACACCGAGAATTTAGTAAATAATGGTTTCAAATTTTCTCCGACATTCTATAATAGAACACAACATTGGTACGGCGATTTAAACAGTGTTGCTTTTGATTCATATACAATTAAATCAAAACTAAGGCATTTAGAAAAACACTGTTATATAGTAAGAAAAGGAAATTTAATTGGTATTACTAATGAAGGTAACTTACCTTATATAAGTAATGGTAAAACAGACCAATTAGAACTCCTCATATCTGTTCCACCTATATCGCTTCAACAGTTAGGTGATCACAATCTTTTAACATTTTACGGTGTTAAATATCCATATATGACTGGTGCAATGGCTCAGGGAATTGCTTCTGAGGAAATGGTTATTGCACTAGGAAAAGCAAGTATTTTAGGTTCTTTTGGTGCCGGAGGTTTATCTCCTTCCCGTATCGAAACAGCCATCAAAAAAATTCAACAAGCTTTGCAACAAAAACCCTATGCTTTTAATTTACTCCACAGTCCTAGTGAACCGGCAATTGAACGATGTAGCATTGATTTATATCTCAAATATCAAGTCAGAATTATTGAAGCCTCTGCTTTCTTGGATTTAACTGACAACATTGTTTACTATCGAGCCGCCGGACTCAGTTTGAATTACGCCAATCAAATTGACATCACGAATAAAGTCATCGCCAAAGTTTCTCGCCGTGAAGTTGCAACTAAATTTCTCCAACCTGCACCTACAAAAATTCTCAAACAATTAGTTCAACAAGGTTTAATTAGTGAATTACAAGCCACTCTTGCAGAAACAGTTCCTATGGCTGATGATATCACTGTAGAAGCAGATTCTGGAGGTCACACAGATAATCGTCCTCTTGTTTGTTTATTACCTTCCATATTAGAATTACGAGATGAAATTCAAAATAAATATAGGTATGAAACCCCTGTCAGAATTGGTGTAGCTGGTGGGATATCTACACCCCAATCAGCCTTAGCTGCTTTTATGATGGGTGCTGCTTATGTAGTCACTGGCTCAATTAATCAGTCCTGTATTGAAGCCGGAACTTCTCAATATACCAAGGAATTATTAGGACAAGCTGAAATGGCTGATGTGATGATGGCTCCCGCAGCCGATATGTTTGAAATGGGTGTGAAATTGCAAGTTCTTAAACGTGGAACACTCTTCCCTCTCCGCGCTCAAAAACTATACGAATTATACAAAAACTACAACTCAATTGAAGAAATTTCTGCCGCAGAACGAGAGAAACTAGAAGGACAAATCTTGAGAAAAACTGTACCTGAAGTTTGGCAAGAAACAGTGAATTATTTATCCCAACGTAACCCCGAAAAATTAAGTAAAGCAGCAAGTGATCCCAAACTAAAAATGGCTTTAATTTTTCGTTGGTATCTGGGATTATCCTCTCGTTGGTCTAACACTGGTGAAAAAGGTAGAGAAATTGATTATCAAATTTGGTGTGGGCCTGCAATGGGTAGCTTTAATAATTGGGTAAAAAATTCATATTTGTCACAACCCAAAAATCGTCATGTTGTAGAAATTGCTGATCAGATTATGACAGGTACAGCATATTTACACAGAATTCAAACTTTAAAAATTCAGGGGTTACAGATTCCTAATCAGTACAGTCAATATCATCCCTCATCATTGTAAATATGCCAGACAACAGAAAATTAAGCAGTCTAGAAGGAGCAATGGAAATCCTTAATAGACGAGCTAAAACCTGGAATATAGTTACTATTAGTCGCATTAAAGGCAACCTCCAAGAAGCTGTTCTTAGACAGGCCTTACACATTATTCAATATCGCCATCCTCGTCTAAATTCCTGCATTATTCATTTTAGAAACAATTTCTATTTTCAAACCGCAGGTACAAACAGAATTGCTTTAAAAATTGTTCATGATTTGCCTGAAAAACAATGGACACAAATTGTTAATCAAGAGATGAATCAAGAAATTGATAGCAGTAAATGCTTACTACGAGTAGTGCTTGTTCATATTCTACATGAATCAAATCTTAATTACTTAATTACAACAATTCACCATGCAATTTCTGATGGTTTATCAAGCATTCAGCTTCAGTCAGAAATCTTAAATTATTGTCAACAAATTTCTTCTGGTGAAACTGTTAAACCAGTCACTACTTTAGAACCATTACCACCTATTGAAAAACTACTACCCAAAAATACACAGGGTTGGATAGGAAAGATCAGTAATATTATATTTCTGCTAAAAATGGGTATTTTGAAACTTTATCACCAACCGAAAACATTAGGTTTTGGAAAATATACCCCCATTCACAAGCGACAAAGTGAACTTATTCATAGACAACTTGATGCTGAATTAACTCAGATGTTTATTCAGAGATGTAAAGAAGAAGAGACTACGATTCACAGTGCTTTATGCGCAGTTCTCATGTTGACAGTAACTAAAGAAATATTGCAGTTTCAACAAAAAAATATGCGAGTTAATTGTCTATCATATCTTGATTTACGCAAACGGGTTCAGCCTCCAATAAGTGAAGAGAACTTGGCTATTTTAGCTACGTCTTTAATGGGATTTTATACTATTAAAACCCATACATCATTCTGGGAGTTAGCGCGGGAAGTCAAACAAAACCTAGAGGTTAACATCAAGCATGGTGATATTTTTAATATGATATTAGTTGCCAAGCATTTGATTAATATTTGTTTGTTATTTCCCCAACAAGTAGCTGCTACAGTTTCAGTGTCTAATCTTGGCAGAGTAAACATTCCTAACGCGTATGGTGAATTAGAACTAGAGGAAATCAGTTTTGCGGGTTCTCATGCTTTGTATGCAGGTATGTTCATCCTTCATGCAGCAACTTTTCGAGAAAAAATGCTGTTAAATTTTGTCTTTTCTCAACCTGGAATTAGTAGGCAAGCTATGGAATATCTTGTAGATCAAACTATTGATAATATTTTGGATATCTCATCAGATTCTTTACAGTTGACAGGTATATATAACAATTTAGTTTGATTATAAAAAGTACTGATGTGGGCTGGTAAAATCATACGAGACTAAGGTGTATACAGGTTCATAATAATTAGATAGGAGTCTTATACATGAGTAATGATCTGAATAATTTACCTGGAAAACAAGCTTACACCTCAGCAGATATTCAAGCTTGGTTAGTTGCTAGTATTTCTTCTTTACTGAGAGTTGAACCAGATGAAATAGATATTAAAGAACCATTAGATAGCTATGGTTTAGATTCAGCACAAGCTATGATTATCGCTAGTCAGGCTGAGAAATTTCTTGGATTTAAATTATCTCTAATTCATTTATGGTATTATCCTACTATTGAAGAATTAGCACAACGTTTAGCTGAAGAATTAGAAAATTCAGAATCAGAAATTTTGCAAATCTAACCCCATACCGTTCAGTTAATTCTAAATCTGTTGTTAGGTTGCGTTATCGCTTCATACAACCTACAAAAACGGTTAACTGGACTGTATTGAAATATCAGCACTAGAGAATTTCAAGTTTTTCCTCCTATAAGACGGACACTTTGCCAGAATGGGGGAAATATCATTCACCAAAGTGTCTTCTTTTCTCTATTCTTTATAGTTTGTTAAAAACTGGGAGATTTATTCATGAACGCATCAGAAATTTTGGCGAAGCTTACTCAACAAGGTGTTCAATTTTGGGTAGAAAATAACAAAATTAATATCCGTTCTCCTAAAGGTGTAATAACATCAACAATTAAGGCAGAAATAGCTACATATAAAGGAGATATTTTAGCATTATTACAGGAGATGAACCTTGTTACAAAATCTGCTTCTGAACCATTAAGTCAGGGAATCAGCTTGCCAACTATTGGGAGATTAATAGGTGGTTTTGCTGGTGAATCACCTGTAGGATATCAGCCACCAATTATTAACCCCAAATTAATGGCTCAAAACCTCAATGTTACATTTAGACCTTTACCTGATGGCTATCATAATCAAATTATTATGAAATTCCGGCAGGAATTAGCATTAAAATTAAAAAGTTTTGGAGTTAATGTTCTCTCTTGGCAGGAAGCGACAACAGATATTTTTTATGATATTAGAATTCCTATATTAAACTTGAATTGCTCATTTAAAATTAAGGGAGTTCGAGCAGAAATTGATGCAGTAATAGATGTGGAAAGACCAAATTCATGGCTGAGAAAGTTAGGAATATTCATAGCTGAAACTTTTTATAAGTTATCTTATCCTTGGTTACTCAATCAGCAAAAAATGTCTGTGGTACAAATTGCTAAATTAAGTAGTTGGGCTGAAGATCATGCTGCTAAATATGTTGAAGATCCAACCAATACGCAGGTGATCATTCTTAGTGATATAAATTATGATTTTATCAATCCCTTAACGAAATATCAGGAAAAAATTAGGATTGGTATTAATACACTAATTAAAACATTCTCAGAAATCGTAAT
It encodes the following:
- a CDS encoding PfaD family polyunsaturated fatty acid/polyketide biosynthesis protein, whose translation is MFNTENLVNNGFKFSPTFYNRTQHWYGDLNSVAFDSYTIKSKLRHLEKHCYIVRKGNLIGITNEGNLPYISNGKTDQLELLISVPPISLQQLGDHNLLTFYGVKYPYMTGAMAQGIASEEMVIALGKASILGSFGAGGLSPSRIETAIKKIQQALQQKPYAFNLLHSPSEPAIERCSIDLYLKYQVRIIEASAFLDLTDNIVYYRAAGLSLNYANQIDITNKVIAKVSRREVATKFLQPAPTKILKQLVQQGLISELQATLAETVPMADDITVEADSGGHTDNRPLVCLLPSILELRDEIQNKYRYETPVRIGVAGGISTPQSALAAFMMGAAYVVTGSINQSCIEAGTSQYTKELLGQAEMADVMMAPAADMFEMGVKLQVLKRGTLFPLRAQKLYELYKNYNSIEEISAAEREKLEGQILRKTVPEVWQETVNYLSQRNPEKLSKAASDPKLKMALIFRWYLGLSSRWSNTGEKGREIDYQIWCGPAMGSFNNWVKNSYLSQPKNRHVVEIADQIMTGTAYLHRIQTLKIQGLQIPNQYSQYHPSSL
- a CDS encoding phthiocerol/phthiodiolone dimycocerosyl transferase family protein, translating into MPDNRKLSSLEGAMEILNRRAKTWNIVTISRIKGNLQEAVLRQALHIIQYRHPRLNSCIIHFRNNFYFQTAGTNRIALKIVHDLPEKQWTQIVNQEMNQEIDSSKCLLRVVLVHILHESNLNYLITTIHHAISDGLSSIQLQSEILNYCQQISSGETVKPVTTLEPLPPIEKLLPKNTQGWIGKISNIIFLLKMGILKLYHQPKTLGFGKYTPIHKRQSELIHRQLDAELTQMFIQRCKEEETTIHSALCAVLMLTVTKEILQFQQKNMRVNCLSYLDLRKRVQPPISEENLAILATSLMGFYTIKTHTSFWELAREVKQNLEVNIKHGDIFNMILVAKHLINICLLFPQQVAATVSVSNLGRVNIPNAYGELELEEISFAGSHALYAGMFILHAATFREKMLLNFVFSQPGISRQAMEYLVDQTIDNILDISSDSLQLTGIYNNLV
- a CDS encoding phosphopantetheine-binding protein, with the protein product MSNDLNNLPGKQAYTSADIQAWLVASISSLLRVEPDEIDIKEPLDSYGLDSAQAMIIASQAEKFLGFKLSLIHLWYYPTIEELAQRLAEELENSESEILQI